The following are from one region of the Paenibacillus bovis genome:
- a CDS encoding THUMP domain-containing class I SAM-dependent RNA methyltransferase, whose product MKQLELIATCPMGIEAVVARELKLLGYDDTRTENGRVRFTGDFIDICRCNYWLRTADRIVIKMGEFPATTFDELFEGVKAIPWADFIPEDGEFPVSGRSQKSQLSSVPASQGIVKKAVVDKLTQTYGTEWFQEDGALYSIDVSLYEDTALITLDTTGPSLHKRGYRKHATEAPLKETMAAALILLSRWGPHRPLYDPFCGSGTLLIEAAMIGWNIAPGLRRTFPSEGWSIIPDELWEQARDEAFDAVKDDIPLQLTGSDIDPEAIEIAKACAKSAGLGNEIEFKVMPVSRIQPQGKFGCIVTNPPYGERLSESKEVETMIRALGKSSIYLPDWSVFVITPTRHFEQFFGRKADKRRKLYNGRIECQFLQYLGPLPPRTDRGEATSH is encoded by the coding sequence ATGAAACAGCTTGAACTGATTGCGACCTGCCCGATGGGTATTGAGGCTGTCGTGGCACGTGAATTAAAATTGCTTGGTTATGATGATACGCGCACCGAGAACGGACGTGTCCGGTTTACCGGTGATTTTATCGATATTTGCCGATGCAACTACTGGCTGCGTACCGCAGACCGGATCGTTATCAAAATGGGAGAATTCCCGGCGACGACTTTTGACGAACTGTTTGAAGGGGTCAAAGCGATTCCATGGGCAGATTTTATCCCCGAAGACGGTGAATTCCCGGTATCCGGACGTTCCCAGAAATCCCAGCTGAGCAGTGTTCCTGCTTCCCAGGGGATTGTGAAAAAGGCTGTCGTGGACAAGCTGACACAGACCTATGGTACAGAGTGGTTCCAGGAAGACGGCGCATTGTATTCGATTGATGTATCCCTGTATGAAGACACAGCGCTGATTACACTTGATACAACCGGTCCTTCGCTGCACAAGCGCGGCTACCGCAAGCATGCAACCGAAGCCCCGCTCAAGGAAACAATGGCTGCCGCACTGATTCTGCTAAGCCGCTGGGGCCCGCATCGTCCGCTGTACGATCCGTTCTGCGGTTCCGGTACTCTGCTGATCGAAGCTGCTATGATCGGCTGGAATATTGCTCCCGGACTCCGCCGTACCTTCCCTTCCGAAGGCTGGAGCATTATTCCGGACGAACTGTGGGAACAAGCGCGTGATGAAGCCTTTGATGCAGTTAAAGATGATATTCCACTGCAGCTTACCGGCAGTGATATTGATCCAGAAGCTATCGAAATTGCCAAAGCCTGTGCCAAAAGTGCCGGACTGGGCAATGAGATTGAATTCAAGGTTATGCCGGTATCCCGTATTCAGCCGCAGGGCAAATTCGGCTGTATCGTTACCAACCCGCCGTATGGCGAGCGCCTGAGCGAGAGCAAAGAAGTCGAAACCATGATTCGCGCTCTTGGCAAATCTTCGATCTATCTGCCAGACTGGTCGGTATTCGTTATTACGCCAACACGTCATTTTGAACAGTTCTTTGGACGCAAAGCGGACAAGCGCCGTAAGCTGTACAACGGCCGGATCGAATGTCAATTCCTCCAGTATCTCGGCCCATTACCGCCTCGTACTGACCGGGGAGAAGCGACTTCACACTAA
- a CDS encoding O-methyltransferase, with the protein MTDKNVIGAEEYMEQLIEEDELLLQIKQTIREKGMPEVSVVPGYGRLLTMLIQLSGAKRVLEIGALGGYSGVCMARGLGEDGKIISLELQPSYAELAHEHLRLAGYGDQVEYRVGEAMNSLHQLKEEGQRFDFFFIDADKLNYLNYLEYAIELANPGAIIAGDNLLLRGRTLNLDRNGPAIQAVREFNRRIVSDPRLTGTLLPAFDGLALARVKG; encoded by the coding sequence ATGACAGACAAAAACGTAATAGGTGCAGAAGAATATATGGAGCAGCTGATCGAGGAAGACGAACTGCTGCTCCAGATCAAGCAGACGATCCGCGAGAAAGGCATGCCCGAGGTATCGGTTGTACCCGGTTATGGCAGACTGCTGACGATGCTGATCCAGTTATCCGGAGCCAAGCGGGTGCTGGAGATTGGTGCGCTTGGCGGATATAGCGGGGTCTGCATGGCTCGCGGACTCGGTGAAGATGGAAAGATTATTTCTCTTGAGCTGCAGCCTTCCTATGCCGAGCTGGCTCACGAGCATCTGCGTCTGGCCGGATATGGGGATCAGGTAGAGTACCGGGTAGGTGAAGCGATGAACAGTCTGCACCAACTGAAAGAAGAAGGGCAGCGCTTTGACTTTTTCTTTATCGATGCGGATAAACTGAATTACCTGAATTATCTGGAGTATGCGATTGAGCTTGCCAATCCCGGTGCGATTATTGCGGGAGATAACTTGCTGCTGCGGGGCAGAACGCTTAATCTGGACAGAAATGGTCCGGCTATACAGGCAGTACGCGAGTTCAATCGTCGTATCGTGTCCGATCCGCGTCTGACGGGTACGTTGTTGCCAGCTTTTGACGGGTTGGCTTTGGCACGTGTTAAAGGCTGA
- a CDS encoding MFS transporter has translation MRFSKSKLESWQINLMVLWFGQFLVNAGTTMIVPFIALYLSQDIGVQGEHQIAIWSGVIFAANFVTSFIFQPLWGKLSDQYGRKVMLLRSGFGMAIVFTAMGFATQAWHLLVLRLINGTISGFNPASTSLISSNTPKEKMGFAMGISQSGTVAGSILGPLIGGIMADTVGFRYIFYITGACIFMASLLALFLVREKFDRSAAAQMPKVSVLSGLRELSLTPQLPALFTVTLLLQFAMISPMTLLPLYVQKLQGSIENLAFWSGLVSAVTGLSNMLMAPILGKVSDKYGAHRVLTFSLIGAGLMLIPQAFVQNVGQLIAVRFLMGLCMGGLLPSVNSLIRYYTPDGMESRAFGFNSSTTALGNMTGSVMGGVLAGFIGIEGLFIMSGIMLLLNMLWVRTKLYTRPTADKHHRSA, from the coding sequence ATGCGCTTTTCAAAATCAAAATTGGAGTCCTGGCAGATCAATTTGATGGTGCTATGGTTCGGCCAATTTCTTGTTAACGCAGGGACGACAATGATCGTTCCTTTTATTGCTCTCTACCTGTCACAGGACATCGGTGTACAAGGAGAGCATCAAATTGCGATCTGGTCCGGAGTAATTTTCGCGGCCAACTTTGTTACTTCGTTTATTTTCCAGCCGCTCTGGGGCAAGCTGTCCGACCAGTATGGACGTAAAGTCATGCTGCTGCGCTCGGGGTTCGGGATGGCGATTGTATTTACCGCTATGGGATTTGCTACGCAGGCATGGCATCTGCTGGTACTGCGTCTGATCAACGGAACGATCTCGGGCTTTAATCCGGCTTCCACCTCCCTGATCTCCAGCAATACGCCCAAGGAAAAAATGGGCTTTGCGATGGGAATCAGCCAATCCGGCACTGTAGCCGGTAGTATTCTGGGCCCACTGATCGGCGGTATTATGGCAGACACAGTCGGTTTCCGTTATATTTTCTATATTACAGGAGCCTGTATTTTTATGGCGAGTCTGCTGGCTCTGTTCCTCGTGCGGGAGAAGTTCGACCGTTCTGCTGCCGCACAGATGCCCAAAGTATCCGTATTATCCGGACTGCGTGAGCTGAGCCTTACACCGCAGTTGCCGGCACTATTCACCGTTACCCTGCTGCTGCAGTTCGCCATGATTAGCCCGATGACCTTGCTCCCCCTTTATGTGCAAAAGCTGCAGGGGAGTATAGAGAATCTCGCTTTCTGGTCAGGCCTCGTCAGCGCGGTTACGGGTCTGTCCAATATGCTGATGGCACCTATACTCGGAAAGGTCAGCGACAAGTACGGAGCGCACAGGGTACTCACCTTTTCCCTGATTGGTGCCGGGTTGATGCTGATCCCGCAGGCCTTTGTGCAGAATGTCGGCCAGCTCATTGCCGTGCGTTTCCTGATGGGATTATGTATGGGCGGTCTGCTGCCAAGCGTCAATTCGCTGATCCGCTATTACACGCCGGATGGGATGGAGAGCCGTGCTTTTGGCTTTAATAGCAGTACGACTGCCCTCGGCAATATGACCGGCTCTGTCATGGGTGGTGTACTGGCAGGATTTATCGGTATCGAGGGATTGTTCATCATGTCGGGGATTATGCTGCTGCTCAATATGTTATGGGTACGAACCAAGCTGTATACCCGCCCAACTGCAGACAAGCATCATCGCTCTGCTTAA
- the hemE gene encoding uroporphyrinogen decarboxylase encodes MTYNDSFIRACRKQDIDRLPVWYMRQAGRYDPDYQKIKENYSLLEICRQPELAAEVTLMPVRKLGVDAAILYSDIMNPVASIGIDFDIVKNIGPVIDNPIRTAADVERLRPIDVEGDLSHVLETIRILDRELDVPLITFAGAPFTIASYLIEGRPSKSYIRTKTMMYSEPELWHSLMRKLGDMVATYLRKHIENGGKAFQLFDSWVGALSPADFRTYVLPTIRYIFDELRDLDVPKIYFPGVSSGELLPELNGLPVDVIGLDWRVSINEGRRRLGGNYAVQGNMDPYVLTGPSELIHQHAKRIIDEGLQQPGYIFNLGHGLFPEASIDKLKELTDYVHEYSAQVLQQRTTSK; translated from the coding sequence ATGACTTATAACGACTCCTTCATACGCGCCTGTCGCAAGCAGGATATCGACCGTCTGCCGGTCTGGTATATGAGGCAGGCAGGGCGCTATGATCCGGATTATCAGAAAATCAAAGAAAATTACAGCCTGCTGGAAATTTGCCGGCAGCCTGAACTGGCGGCTGAAGTCACCCTCATGCCTGTTCGCAAGCTGGGTGTGGATGCAGCCATTTTATATTCGGATATTATGAATCCGGTTGCTTCTATTGGTATCGATTTTGATATCGTCAAAAATATCGGACCCGTGATCGATAACCCGATTCGTACAGCAGCCGATGTAGAACGTCTTCGTCCGATTGATGTAGAAGGCGATCTGTCCCATGTATTGGAGACGATTCGCATTCTGGATCGTGAGCTGGATGTACCGCTGATCACTTTTGCCGGTGCACCATTTACAATTGCCAGCTATCTGATTGAAGGACGTCCTTCCAAAAGCTATATTCGTACCAAAACGATGATGTACAGCGAACCGGAACTGTGGCATAGCCTGATGCGCAAGCTGGGCGATATGGTCGCGACCTATCTGCGCAAGCATATAGAGAACGGCGGCAAGGCATTTCAGCTGTTCGATAGCTGGGTTGGTGCGCTTTCTCCGGCTGACTTCCGTACTTATGTGCTGCCGACGATCCGCTATATTTTTGATGAACTGCGTGATCTGGACGTACCGAAGATCTATTTCCCGGGTGTGAGTTCAGGCGAACTGCTGCCTGAGCTAAACGGTCTGCCGGTTGATGTCATCGGACTGGACTGGCGGGTATCGATTAATGAAGGGCGCCGCAGACTGGGTGGCAATTATGCCGTACAGGGCAACATGGACCCTTATGTGCTGACAGGTCCATCCGAACTGATTCATCAGCATGCCAAGCGTATTATTGATGAAGGATTGCAGCAGCCCGGGTATATCTTTAACCTGGGTCATGGACTGTTCCCTGAAGCTTCTATTGATAAATTAAAAGAATTGACAGATTATGTGCATGAATATTCTGCACAGGTTCTGCAGCAGCGTACAACATCCAAATAA
- the hemH gene encoding ferrochelatase yields MANKKIGVLVMSYGTPASLEDVEAYYTHIRRGNPPSPEQLKELKDRYEAIVGGVFPLRENTDNQVAGMQRALNELASGSDVEFVCYQGLKHASPFIEDGVEQMVQDGITEAIGIVLAPHYSTMSVGTYIKRAKQTAEEHHLNISFIESYHMHPKLIETLANRVNAKLELFEEAGATREQVRVLFSAHSLPERILSMGDPYRDQLLETSAAIAERANVPSWQFTWQSAGRTAEPWLGPDVLDTMQELREQQVEYVLVAPIGFVSDHLEVLYDLDIEAQELAQEIDMRLMRIDSLNTDPLYMELLADEVLRKYKEVHV; encoded by the coding sequence ATGGCAAACAAGAAAATTGGTGTTCTCGTAATGTCCTATGGTACTCCGGCAAGTCTGGAAGACGTAGAAGCTTATTATACGCATATCCGTCGCGGCAATCCGCCTAGCCCGGAGCAGTTAAAAGAATTGAAAGATCGTTATGAAGCAATTGTCGGCGGGGTATTCCCGCTGCGTGAAAATACGGATAACCAGGTCGCCGGTATGCAGCGTGCACTGAATGAACTGGCCTCCGGTTCCGATGTGGAGTTTGTATGCTATCAAGGACTCAAGCATGCGTCTCCATTTATCGAAGACGGTGTAGAGCAGATGGTACAGGATGGTATTACAGAAGCTATCGGTATCGTACTGGCACCGCATTATTCCACGATGAGCGTAGGAACGTATATCAAGCGTGCCAAACAGACAGCCGAGGAGCATCATCTGAATATTTCGTTTATCGAGAGCTATCATATGCATCCGAAGCTGATCGAGACGCTGGCCAATCGCGTCAATGCCAAGTTGGAACTGTTTGAAGAAGCGGGAGCTACACGTGAGCAGGTACGTGTGCTGTTCAGTGCCCACAGTCTGCCCGAGCGTATCCTGAGCATGGGTGATCCGTATCGCGACCAGCTGCTGGAGACTTCTGCAGCGATTGCGGAACGTGCCAATGTGCCATCCTGGCAGTTCACCTGGCAAAGTGCCGGTCGTACAGCCGAGCCGTGGCTGGGACCGGATGTGCTGGATACGATGCAGGAACTGCGCGAACAGCAGGTCGAGTACGTACTCGTCGCTCCAATCGGATTCGTTTCCGACCATCTGGAGGTTCTGTATGATCTCGATATCGAAGCCCAGGAGTTGGCGCAAGAGATTGATATGCGCCTGATGCGTATTGATTCCCTGAATACAGACCCGTTATATATGGAGCTGCTGGCTGACGAAGTACTGCGTAAATACAAAGAGGTGCATGTCTAA
- the hemY gene encoding protoporphyrinogen oxidase, with amino-acid sequence MTSSKRRIAVIGGGITGLSAAFYMRKFFAEQGLTPQITIIEKSGSLGGKVHTLHRDGFVIEKGPDSYLARKTAMTELAEEVGLGDELVTTNPNAKKTYILHDGKLHPMPSGLVLGIPTELRPFMESDLISMDGKIRALEDFLLPPKMDGEDESLGDFIERRLGKEVLENITEPLLAGIYAGDTRKLSLQATFPQFGAVEREYGSLIKGMNTGRKPVETHTGTKKSAFYTFRGGLQSLTERLEQSLRDSVQLKLNTGAESIDYQDGLYTITLSDGSVLEAEHVVITVPTFAASPLLKSHMDTAALDRINYVSVANVVMAFDRKDIETEYDGSGFLVPRKEGRTITACTWTSTKWLHTSPDDRVLMRFYVGRAGDEEIVDESDEEITRRVLHDMKELMGIEATPIFTEITRLHRSMPQYPVGHMNHIAQLRAELAEQRPGLILLGAGYDGVGLPDCIRTARDAASAEAQRVAQQPNSVR; translated from the coding sequence ATGACTTCATCCAAACGTCGTATTGCAGTTATAGGCGGCGGGATTACGGGTCTGAGTGCCGCTTTTTACATGCGCAAATTCTTTGCCGAGCAAGGTTTGACGCCGCAAATTACAATTATAGAGAAATCCGGCTCGCTCGGCGGCAAGGTACACACGCTGCATCGTGACGGATTTGTGATTGAAAAAGGGCCGGATTCCTATCTGGCTCGTAAGACTGCCATGACCGAACTGGCTGAAGAGGTAGGCTTGGGAGACGAACTGGTAACGACCAATCCGAACGCCAAAAAAACCTATATCCTGCATGATGGCAAGCTGCATCCGATGCCATCGGGTCTGGTACTTGGGATTCCGACCGAACTTCGTCCCTTTATGGAAAGTGATCTGATCTCGATGGATGGCAAAATTCGCGCACTGGAAGATTTTCTGCTGCCGCCCAAAATGGATGGCGAAGATGAGTCACTGGGTGACTTTATCGAACGTCGTCTTGGCAAGGAAGTACTGGAAAATATAACCGAGCCGCTGCTGGCAGGCATTTATGCAGGGGATACGCGTAAGCTGAGTCTGCAGGCAACATTCCCGCAATTTGGCGCAGTAGAACGTGAATATGGCAGTCTGATCAAAGGGATGAATACCGGACGCAAACCGGTAGAAACGCATACAGGTACCAAGAAAAGTGCGTTTTATACGTTTCGCGGTGGTCTGCAGAGTCTGACCGAACGTCTGGAGCAGTCGCTCCGCGATTCGGTCCAGCTGAAGCTGAATACAGGTGCAGAATCCATAGATTATCAGGATGGACTGTATACAATCACTCTAAGCGATGGCAGTGTACTGGAAGCGGAACATGTAGTTATCACGGTACCGACCTTTGCAGCCTCGCCGCTGCTGAAATCCCATATGGATACAGCTGCACTGGACCGGATCAATTATGTATCGGTAGCCAATGTGGTTATGGCTTTTGACCGCAAGGATATCGAGACCGAGTATGACGGTTCTGGCTTCCTCGTACCGCGCAAGGAAGGACGCACGATTACAGCATGTACCTGGACATCGACCAAATGGCTGCATACCAGCCCGGATGATCGTGTGCTGATGCGCTTCTATGTAGGTCGTGCAGGTGATGAAGAGATCGTCGACGAAAGTGACGAAGAAATTACGCGTCGTGTACTGCATGATATGAAGGAACTGATGGGTATCGAAGCGACGCCGATATTTACCGAGATTACCCGTCTGCATCGCTCTATGCCGCAGTATCCTGTTGGACATATGAATCATATTGCACAGCTACGTGCAGAGCTGGCAGAGCAGCGCCCGGGATTGATTCTGCTGGGTGCTGGATACGATGGAGTTGGACTACCTGACTGTATCCGTACTGCTCGTGATGCAGCGTCTGCAGAAGCGCAGCGTGTAGCACAGCAGCCCAATAGCGTGCGTTAA
- a CDS encoding CapA family protein translates to MYTTRSEQSRQHRLDAKRRRRRRIRLWIMLNTGIALAIVLVGAYYLHVVQPQEQQTAAIASAAEQSAHLPESPEPSDSPAAKDEPSATEDENSQSGSDSVNKQEVPEASQDSTEESPIQSKEQSGSSGEHATGTKKVPTTETDPVQNDAAKAQPDQLSADPSADLQPATPAGSSGQTVTMNFGGDVMFSGKVGELLAQKGYDYPYEYVRKLFASDDLSVVNLETPVTDSATTAADKTYAFKSSPEALSHMAAAGIDAVNLANNHILDQGITGLQDTIRQLDSSGIAYVGAGNDSKRAYEPVYFQRKGIRIALLGFSRVIPEAGWNAGTNQPGVATAYDATAAEAAIREAHSQADIVVVIAHWGIERSDTTIAHQNDLAHRFVDAGADLVIGGHPHVLQGLEQYKGKWIAYSTGNFIFTHSLTEKTWDTAVFQAKCTVRGDCSMQVIPYTANLGQPVPMAEEQGQALLRRLQTLSGTIQFDIKGNAIS, encoded by the coding sequence ATGTATACCACAAGATCAGAACAATCCCGTCAACACAGACTGGATGCCAAAAGGCGGCGCAGACGCCGGATTCGGCTATGGATTATGCTGAATACCGGAATCGCACTTGCGATTGTCCTGGTCGGAGCGTATTACTTGCATGTTGTACAACCACAGGAACAACAAACGGCTGCGATTGCTTCGGCAGCCGAGCAGTCTGCCCATTTACCGGAATCACCGGAGCCTTCAGACAGTCCGGCAGCGAAAGATGAACCATCTGCTACCGAAGATGAGAATAGTCAAAGCGGATCGGATTCTGTGAACAAGCAAGAAGTACCAGAGGCGTCACAAGATTCCACAGAGGAATCTCCGATACAATCCAAGGAGCAGTCCGGATCATCAGGAGAACATGCTACCGGAACGAAGAAAGTCCCTACCACAGAAACAGACCCGGTGCAGAACGATGCAGCCAAAGCACAGCCGGATCAGCTGTCCGCCGATCCTTCTGCTGACCTGCAGCCTGCAACGCCTGCTGGATCATCTGGACAGACGGTAACGATGAATTTTGGAGGAGACGTCATGTTTTCCGGCAAAGTCGGTGAACTGCTGGCTCAAAAAGGGTATGATTATCCTTATGAATATGTACGCAAGCTGTTCGCCTCCGATGATTTGTCCGTAGTGAATCTGGAGACGCCGGTGACGGATTCGGCGACGACAGCTGCCGACAAAACGTATGCGTTCAAATCGTCTCCAGAGGCACTTTCGCATATGGCAGCAGCAGGCATTGATGCCGTAAATCTGGCCAATAATCATATTTTGGATCAGGGAATTACGGGCCTGCAGGATACAATCAGACAGCTGGACAGCAGCGGCATCGCCTATGTAGGAGCCGGTAATGACAGCAAGCGTGCCTATGAACCGGTATATTTCCAGCGCAAAGGGATCCGGATTGCACTGCTCGGCTTTAGCCGCGTGATTCCGGAGGCCGGCTGGAATGCCGGAACCAATCAGCCTGGCGTGGCTACCGCTTATGATGCGACGGCAGCCGAAGCAGCTATTCGGGAAGCACACAGCCAGGCAGATATCGTTGTAGTCATTGCCCACTGGGGTATTGAACGCTCGGATACAACGATAGCGCATCAGAACGATCTGGCTCACCGCTTTGTTGATGCAGGTGCCGATCTGGTTATCGGTGGTCATCCGCATGTGCTGCAGGGGTTGGAGCAGTACAAGGGCAAATGGATTGCCTACAGTACTGGCAATTTTATTTTCACACACTCCCTGACAGAGAAGACCTGGGACACCGCTGTATTCCAGGCCAAATGCACAGTCCGGGGAGATTGCAGTATGCAGGTTATTCCTTATACCGCGAATCTGGGACAGCCGGTGCCGATGGCAGAAGAACAGGGGCAGGCGCTGCTGAGACGACTGCAGACGCTGTCCGGCACAATTCAGTTTGATATCAAAGGCAATGCCATTTCATAA
- a CDS encoding fumarylacetoacetate hydrolase family protein, whose product MTAIQNVYCVGRNYRLHAEELGNEVPTSPMIFLKPSHAAVKLEDAELKLPFNQGGIHYEAELVVRIGRDYEPGMTADQLVDGLAMGIDFTLRDVQTVLKQKGHPWTAAKGFKNSAPVTSFIPFPDQEAWLGQEFALLKNGQQVQLGSTRNMIFSLDTIIAHIGDTYGLAAGDIIFTGTPEGVGPTAAGDTFELIYAGDSMGTCRITE is encoded by the coding sequence ATGACCGCTATTCAAAACGTATACTGTGTAGGCCGCAATTATCGTCTTCATGCAGAGGAACTGGGCAATGAGGTTCCAACATCACCCATGATCTTTTTGAAGCCTTCCCATGCTGCCGTGAAGCTGGAGGACGCAGAACTGAAGCTTCCTTTTAATCAGGGCGGTATTCATTATGAAGCAGAGCTGGTTGTGCGAATCGGACGGGATTACGAGCCGGGAATGACAGCCGATCAGCTCGTGGATGGCCTGGCAATGGGTATCGACTTTACCCTGCGCGATGTACAGACAGTACTCAAGCAAAAGGGTCACCCCTGGACAGCAGCCAAAGGATTCAAAAACTCTGCGCCGGTAACATCGTTTATCCCGTTTCCCGATCAGGAGGCATGGCTTGGTCAGGAGTTTGCATTGTTAAAAAATGGCCAGCAGGTACAGCTGGGGTCAACGCGGAATATGATATTTTCGCTGGATACTATCATTGCCCATATCGGTGATACGTATGGTCTGGCCGCCGGCGATATTATTTTTACCGGTACGCCGGAAGGCGTGGGTCCTACCGCAGCTGGCGACACATTTGAACTGATCTATGCAGGTGATTCCATGGGAACCTGCCGGATCACGGAGTAA
- a CDS encoding DUF92 domain-containing protein — protein sequence MDWLIGLVCAGLLAALGYNKHWLSASGTIAATVMGTIYYGAGNLFWFGLLILFFISGSVLSRMKRERKRSMEQDYAKGSRRDAGQVFANGGLGMLLCLGNALWPHPGWTLAFIGIMATVTADTWATEIGSLSRKPPRSVLNGRVLEPGASGGVSLRGTTAAALAGLMIGLAAWLFTLVSPLPAASSLNADTSWLASGWLMLAAGLVGGLVGCFADSYLGATVQLMYRCTVCGKQVETTVHCGQPTVHARGWRWMNNDMVNAVSSVIGGAAALLFLI from the coding sequence ATGGATTGGCTGATTGGTCTTGTATGCGCCGGGCTGCTTGCTGCGCTCGGTTATAATAAACACTGGCTGTCCGCTTCCGGTACAATAGCTGCGACTGTTATGGGAACCATCTATTACGGAGCTGGCAATTTGTTTTGGTTCGGATTGCTGATTTTATTTTTTATCAGCGGTAGTGTGTTATCCCGGATGAAGCGGGAGCGCAAACGCAGCATGGAGCAGGATTATGCCAAAGGTTCGCGCCGGGATGCGGGACAGGTATTTGCTAATGGGGGTCTGGGTATGCTGCTCTGTCTCGGCAATGCCCTCTGGCCGCATCCGGGCTGGACGCTTGCTTTTATCGGTATTATGGCTACAGTAACGGCGGATACGTGGGCGACCGAGATCGGCAGTCTCAGCCGCAAGCCACCGCGTTCGGTGCTGAATGGACGTGTGCTGGAGCCGGGAGCTTCCGGAGGAGTATCGCTTCGCGGAACGACAGCCGCTGCGCTGGCAGGGCTTATGATCGGTCTGGCTGCATGGCTGTTCACACTGGTATCGCCGCTGCCTGCTGCCAGCAGCCTGAATGCAGACACATCGTGGCTTGCGAGCGGGTGGTTGATGCTGGCCGCCGGTCTGGTGGGCGGTCTGGTAGGCTGTTTTGCGGATTCTTATTTGGGAGCGACCGTACAGCTGATGTATCGCTGCACCGTATGCGGCAAGCAGGTAGAGACTACCGTTCATTGCGGTCAGCCGACTGTACATGCGCGCGGCTGGCGCTGGATGAACAATGATATGGTCAACGCGGTCAGCTCCGTAATCGGTGGAGCTGCTGCGCTGTTATTTTTAATTTAG
- a CDS encoding TetR/AcrR family transcriptional regulator produces MSGTTGDKLELILDAAYELFGLDGFYETKISDIAHRAGIAKGTVYLYFKSKEELCLAVTRRDCEQFLEKLEEALQHCQQLADKLHVIAAHHTTYHFERRKYTKLVFRAPNNDPELMEYMRNFIFRYMDIVQQVLIEANVQQPRWCAESYIGMLDRVKMDIMFNPEFTEQELHERTSFVASLFLEGCTQQINREDQLAGQRSQEGESE; encoded by the coding sequence ATGAGCGGCACAACAGGAGACAAACTTGAATTGATATTGGACGCTGCCTATGAACTTTTCGGACTGGACGGTTTTTATGAGACGAAAATTTCAGACATCGCGCATCGGGCCGGAATTGCCAAGGGAACGGTATATTTATATTTTAAAAGCAAAGAAGAGTTGTGTCTGGCGGTAACCCGGCGTGATTGCGAGCAGTTTCTGGAGAAATTGGAGGAAGCGCTGCAGCACTGCCAGCAGCTGGCCGACAAACTGCATGTGATTGCAGCCCATCATACGACGTATCATTTTGAACGGCGCAAATATACCAAGCTGGTATTCCGCGCTCCCAACAATGATCCGGAGCTGATGGAATATATGCGTAATTTTATTTTCCGTTATATGGATATCGTGCAGCAGGTATTGATCGAAGCGAATGTGCAGCAACCACGCTGGTGTGCGGAATCGTATATCGGAATGCTGGACCGGGTCAAAATGGATATTATGTTTAATCCCGAATTTACAGAGCAGGAGCTCCATGAACGTACTTCATTTGTAGCCAGCCTGTTTCTGGAAGGGTGTACGCAGCAGATTAACAGGGAAGATCAATTAGCGGGACAACGTTCCCAAGAAGGTGAGTCCGAATGA